In Brachypodium distachyon strain Bd21 chromosome 2, Brachypodium_distachyon_v3.0, whole genome shotgun sequence, one genomic interval encodes:
- the LOC112271072 gene encoding uncharacterized protein LOC112271072, whose translation MALRVPLVEALAGAHLMGKSIMIVQIIKSTADKKTLKAHVKEIHRCMKHLKISPADVPIVEVHTASALKGIGAVCRRLIDMMLQPRGVLAASSSSSQAPAAAPFMLIARSRVVDPVGEEEVAAVADAATAGDAITFATIIGRVVQGIVSAGDEVEVRPGIMMKGDDGNNVVCYPIKLKVVSVLAVRQNSEDEEEDDDDDEKKKKKKGSGWWRCEQVPRLPTGGSIGLKLSSEEEMEARGATCLAIQAAYQMYTTRSRWMSFSFPECVTPTPNKFTIHCRRWRPVSGCCSSSAPCQPMAR comes from the exons ATGGCTTTGAGGGTTCCCCTCGTAGAGGCGTTGGCAGGTGCCCATTTGATGGGAAAGAGTATCATGATAGTTCAAATCATCAAGAGCACTGCAGATAAGAAGACGCTTAAAGCACACGTGAAAGAGATCCACAGGTGTATGAAACAT CTTAAGATTTCTCCGGCGGATGTACCCATAGTGGAGGTTCATACAGCATCTGCACTGAAGGGCATCGGAGCCGTGTGCAGAAGGCTGATAGACATGATGCTTCAACCACGTGGAGTGCTAGCtgcttcgtcctcctcctctcaggctccggcggcggcgccgtttATGCTCATCGCGCGCAGTCGTGTGGTCGATccggtgggggaggaggaggtcgccgcAGTGGCGGACGCAGCGACTGCCGGTGACGCAATAACGTTTGCCACAATAATCGGACGTGTGGTGCAG GGGATTGTGTCAGCAGGAGATGAAGTTGAGGTCCGGCCGGGGATCATGATGAAGGGCGACGACGGGAACAACGTAGTGTGCTACCCTATAAAGCTCAAGGTTGTGTCGGTGTTGGCGGTTCGGCAGAACTcagaggatgaggaagaagacgacgacgacgacgagaagaagaagaagaaaaaggggtCGGGCTGGTGGCGTTGCGAGCAAGTGCCACGATTGCCAACAGGAGGCAGTATCGGCTTGAAACTGTcctcggaggaggagatggaggcaCGGGGGGCCACGTGCTTGGCCATCCAGGCAGCTTACCAGATGTATACGACGCGCTCAAG ATGGATGTCCTTCTCATTCCCAGAATGTGTGACCCCTACACCGAACAAGTTTACGATCCACTGCCGCCGGTGGAGGCCGGTGAGCGGCTGCTGCTCATCATCGGCACCATGTCAACCTATGGCTCGGTGA